A window of the Chrysiogenia bacterium genome harbors these coding sequences:
- the queC gene encoding 7-cyano-7-deazaguanine synthase QueC — protein MRPRACSSSFTSSSGPTWRQASRPVARASNKRAVVLFSGGLDSTVTLAQAQAAGLECHALTFSYGQRHSVEVRRARAAGKRMGVAGHEVIRIPFPGRAASALTDTSKRVPKNRSVETMSGEIPITYVPARNTLFLAYALSWAESLCAWEIYIGANALDYSGYPDCRPDFLKAFERVARLGTRAGDAGERIVIRAPLLKLSKAQIVRKGVKLGVDFSKTHSCYDPDAKGRPCGRCDSCLLRLKGFAEAGVEDPLPYRHRPR, from the coding sequence ATGCGCCCGCGCGCCTGCAGCTCCAGCTTCACAAGCAGCTCTGGCCCGACGTGGAGGCAGGCGTCTAGGCCCGTGGCAAGAGCGTCCAATAAGCGTGCGGTCGTCCTCTTCTCGGGCGGCCTGGATTCCACCGTCACCCTGGCACAGGCGCAGGCCGCGGGGCTCGAATGCCACGCGCTCACCTTTTCCTACGGCCAGCGCCACAGCGTGGAGGTCCGCCGCGCCCGCGCCGCCGGAAAGCGCATGGGTGTTGCCGGCCACGAGGTCATCCGCATCCCCTTTCCTGGGCGCGCCGCCTCGGCGCTCACCGATACGAGCAAGCGGGTTCCCAAGAACCGCTCGGTCGAGACCATGTCGGGCGAGATCCCGATCACCTACGTCCCGGCACGCAACACGCTCTTTCTGGCCTACGCGCTCTCCTGGGCCGAGAGCCTCTGCGCCTGGGAGATCTACATCGGCGCCAACGCGCTCGACTACTCGGGCTATCCCGACTGCCGCCCGGACTTTCTCAAAGCCTTCGAGAGAGTCGCGCGCCTTGGCACCCGCGCCGGCGACGCGGGCGAGCGCATCGTCATTCGCGCGCCGCTTCTAAAGCTCAGCAAGGCGCAGATCGTCCGCAAGGGCGTAAAGCTCGGCGTGGATTTCTCAAAGACGCACTCGTGCTACGACCCGGACGCAAAGGGCCGCCCCTGCGGGCGCTGCGATTCGTGCCTGCTGCGACTCAAGGGATTTGCCGAGGCGGGCGTCGAGGATCCCCTTCCCTACCGGCATCGCCCGCGCTGA
- a CDS encoding cation transporter, protein METHTPELYTGSQRDRAVRRVLYIEALLNLFVAGMKIWYGYAFHILSVRADGFHSLTDMLNNAIALAGVWIASHPPDEEHPYGHYKFELFAAGIIGISLLVVAYDVVTDALARFHGKVGDLPEVSIATFGVLGLTLAINIFVAVWEHRKGRELGSQVLISDATHTKSDVLVTLGVMAAAVFVAAGYQLADLIAAGGVAVFIAYAGVDILRSNLRYLADTALIDPDVIKKIVIEVPGVASAHKVRTRGVPGSIYMDLHIQIAPHLNVTRAHVLTHDVIAAIKENVEGIADVTVHTEPAHPHQRYTPLPDEDLEFREPVG, encoded by the coding sequence ATGGAGACGCACACACCAGAGCTTTATACCGGCAGCCAGCGTGACCGGGCGGTCCGGCGGGTTCTCTATATTGAAGCCCTGCTCAATCTGTTCGTGGCGGGCATGAAGATCTGGTATGGCTACGCCTTCCACATCCTCTCGGTGCGCGCCGACGGTTTCCACTCCCTTACCGACATGCTCAACAACGCAATCGCCCTCGCGGGCGTCTGGATCGCCAGCCACCCGCCCGATGAAGAGCACCCCTACGGACATTATAAATTCGAGCTCTTTGCCGCCGGCATCATCGGTATCTCCCTGCTGGTAGTGGCCTACGACGTGGTGACCGACGCGCTTGCCCGGTTTCACGGCAAGGTGGGCGACCTGCCCGAGGTATCGATTGCCACCTTCGGCGTGCTGGGCCTGACGCTCGCGATCAACATCTTCGTCGCCGTCTGGGAACACAGGAAGGGCCGCGAGCTTGGCAGTCAGGTGCTCATCAGCGACGCCACCCACACCAAGTCCGACGTGCTCGTTACCCTGGGCGTCATGGCGGCAGCGGTGTTCGTTGCCGCCGGTTATCAGCTCGCCGATCTCATCGCCGCCGGCGGCGTGGCGGTATTCATCGCCTACGCCGGCGTCGACATTCTGCGCAGCAACCTGCGCTACCTGGCCGATACCGCCCTCATCGATCCCGATGTCATCAAGAAGATCGTGATCGAGGTCCCCGGCGTTGCCTCGGCCCACAAGGTGCGCACGCGCGGGGTGCCGGGCTCCATTTACATGGACCTGCACATCCAGATCGCCCCGCATCTCAATGTCACGCGCGCCCACGTGCTCACCCACGATGTGATCGCGGCCATCAAGGAAAACGTCGAGGGCATCGCCGACGTGACGGTGCATACCGAGCCGGCCCACCCCCACCAGCGCTACACCCCGCTGCCCGACGAAGATCT
- the queE gene encoding 7-carboxy-7-deazaguanine synthase QueE, producing MSLQVTEIFYSIQGESTNAGRPCVFIRLTGCPLRCTWCDTEYAFHGGKQMTLHQILGEVRSHGCRLVEVTGGEPLAQSKCIDLLHILLDEDYEVMLETSGALSIDEVPHKVQVIMDLKCPDSGEESKNRWSNIEHLDENDELKFVISSREDFDWSMRAISERNLARRVRAILFSPVHGKLEPTKLAEWMKEAHAPARLQLQLHKQLWPDVEAGV from the coding sequence ATGAGCCTGCAGGTTACAGAAATCTTCTATTCGATTCAGGGTGAATCGACCAACGCCGGGCGACCGTGCGTGTTCATTCGCCTGACCGGGTGCCCGCTGCGCTGCACCTGGTGCGATACCGAGTATGCGTTTCACGGCGGCAAGCAGATGACCCTGCACCAGATCCTGGGCGAAGTGCGCAGCCACGGCTGCCGACTCGTCGAAGTGACCGGTGGCGAACCGCTGGCCCAGTCCAAGTGCATCGATCTGCTGCACATCCTGCTCGACGAAGATTACGAGGTGATGCTGGAGACCAGCGGCGCGCTCTCCATCGACGAAGTACCTCACAAGGTACAGGTCATCATGGACCTCAAGTGCCCGGACTCCGGCGAAGAATCGAAGAACCGCTGGAGCAACATCGAACACCTCGACGAGAACGACGAGCTCAAGTTCGTCATTTCCTCGCGCGAGGACTTCGACTGGAGCATGCGCGCCATTTCCGAGCGCAACCTGGCCCGGCGCGTGCGCGCGATTCTGTTCTCGCCGGTGCACGGAAAGCTCGAACCCACGAAGCTCGCCGAGTGGATGAAGGAAGCGCATGCGCCCGCGCGCCTGCAGCTCCAGCTTCACAAGCAGCTCTGGCCCGACGTGGAGGCAGGCGTCTAG